One genomic segment of Suncus etruscus isolate mSunEtr1 chromosome 15, mSunEtr1.pri.cur, whole genome shotgun sequence includes these proteins:
- the LOC126030785 gene encoding gem-associated protein 8-like, which yields MEITQELRDYFAQTEKHQEERRLQQQMEESRLEDYVEADHDLYYNLHRCSVETPSHRVWEQRLVEMKRLYGDSASKIQAFEATLKLSFDTYCDQKQPKYWPVIPFTF from the coding sequence ATGGAAATCACTCAGGAGCTCCGGGACTACTTTGCACAGACTGAGAAGCACCAAGAGGAACGAAGGCTGCAGCAACAGATGGAGGAAAGCCGCCTGGAAGACTACGTCGAGGCCGACCATGACCTATACTACAATCTACATCGGTGCTCAGTGGAGACCCCCAGCCACAGGGTCTGGGAGCAACGCCTGGTGGAGATGAAAAGACTGTATGGGGACAGTGCCAGCAAGATACAGGCCTTCGAGGCAACCCTGAAGCTGAGCTTCGACACATACTGTGACCAGAAGCAGCCCAAGTACTGGCCTGTCATTCCATTCACGTTCTGA